Proteins encoded by one window of Culicoides brevitarsis isolate CSIRO-B50_1 chromosome 2, AGI_CSIRO_Cbre_v1, whole genome shotgun sequence:
- the LOC134831558 gene encoding venom serine protease-like, translating to MKSAIFVLFIIFPSIFALWEGCDYYQTLKLGEQYTISSPNYPNFYGKNPFSCRWTAKAPTGYIVAFSCYIELPQSSNCNRDRLFLSRTGDQTLQQSEAHCGKKWYEWDSFDEDAVLALYVPYTTTGGRFQCNLSAVKKTCSCGIRNNGRKKNPYIVGGEPTGVNEFPSMAVLVDLTSRSQYCGGLIITNRFAVTAVHCIENRNPSQSGLLVGDHDYTTGSDTPYSALYNVNAFIPHEKYSQATKENDIALVQTRDSMTFNYGVSPVCLPFRYQWSNFTNVQVEFVGYGTKEFGGPYSKVPLKTTVRVLSNENCANRYNGAEKIFNSQVCAFAGGKDACQGDSGGPMLYTDPKGNVYDLGVISYGKGCASNMPSVNTRITSYLNWILDKTGDDYDYCYM from the exons atgaaatcagcaatttttgtacttttcataatttttccttcaatttttgctttatgGGAAGGTTGTGACTACTATCAAACCCTTAAATTAGGCGAACAATATACCATTAGTTCCCCAAATTATCCAAATTTCTACGGAAAAAATCCGTTTTCATGTCGTTGGACAGCAAAAGCTCCCACGGGATACATAGTAGCCTTCAGTTGCTACATCGAGCTTCCTCAAAGTTCAAATTGTAATCGTGATCGTTTGTTTTTATCTCGAACTGGGGACCAAACCTTGCAACAATCTGAAGCGCATTGCGGTAAAAAGTGGTACGAATGGGATTCGTTCGATGAAGATGCAGTTCTGGCTCTTTATGTGCCTTATACGACTACTGGAGGAAGGTTCCAATGTAATTTATCGGCTGTAAAAAAGACTTGCTCTTGTGGCATTCGAAATAATGGAAGGAAAAAGAATCCTTATATCGTTGGCGGGGAACCCACAGGCGTTAATGAGTTTCCATCAATGGCGGTTTTGGTCGATTTGACGAGTAGAAGTCAGTATTGCGGGGGACTTATCA TCACCAACCGTTTTGCAGTAACAGCAGTACATTGCATTGAAAATAGAAATCCGAGCCAAAGTGGACTTCTTGTGGGTGATCATGATTACACTACAGGCTCCGATACTCCTTACTCAGCTTTGTACAATGTAAATGCCTTCATtcctcatgaaaaatattctcagGCGACAAAGGAAAATGACATTGCTTTGGTCCAGACTCGAGATTCGATGACTTTTAACTACGGAGTTAGTCCTGTTTGTCTTCCTTTtag gtACCAATGGAGTAATTTCACAAACGTTCAAGTTGAATTCGTGGGTTATGGCACCAAAGAATTCGGAGGTCCTTATTCAAAAGTTCCTCTCAAAACGACCGTGCGAGTCCTTTCCAACGAAAATTGCGCCAATCGCTACAACGGCGccgaaaaaatcttcaattccCAAGTTTGTGCCTTCGCGGGCGGTAAAGATGCCTGTCAAGGAGATTCAGGAGGTCCCATGCTCTATACAGACCCCAAAGGAAATGTTTACGATTTGGGAGTCATTAGTTACGGCAAAGGATGCGCTTCGAATATGCCAAGTGTGAATACCCGAATCACTTCGTACCTCAATTGGATTCTTGACAAAACGGGCGATGATTATGATTATTGTTATATGTGa